One genomic segment of Corynebacterium durum includes these proteins:
- a CDS encoding AAA family ATPase, with amino-acid sequence MAPGEQYPHQPVITELRLTAFKSFRDAVLRFQPTTILIGKNGAGKSNVLDGLEVLSRLALGETLPDALDSRRREGGPIRGGSRGCAPHGSDYFALGCTVDFDGVLYLYDIEVQIKPTLEVRSEIFSIQRGEKRDVLYHSAEHEERDPRRPYLTKLTDVVDDDLELALDFIAPISALRDIFHLDPYPSDMRNYVAETDHKLRRGADNISPVLFALRERDEKRFGKIQDQVQAIAASKVIGLDFLKAEGGEVMLALLEKGCGDPGDIEKTPASQMSDGMLRYAAIVTSLLADRAGLDAVTNSNKLETIEGVQLVIEELENGLHPSQAKKLLELVRTSNETNAVRVLLTTHSPALLDAVEGTLNSSVIVCYYDEDAGYSKLIPLMEMSDYPTVMAQGSLGSVVTEGKFSAARSDDSDYSEFYEFLGL; translated from the coding sequence ATGGCACCTGGCGAGCAGTACCCCCATCAACCCGTAATCACTGAACTGCGGCTCACGGCATTCAAATCCTTCCGTGACGCAGTTCTTCGTTTCCAACCAACCACCATTCTTATCGGGAAAAACGGGGCGGGAAAATCCAACGTCCTTGACGGTCTAGAGGTTCTTTCGCGCTTGGCGCTGGGGGAAACGCTGCCTGATGCCCTGGATAGTAGACGACGTGAAGGCGGCCCCATTCGTGGAGGGTCGCGCGGTTGTGCACCACACGGGTCGGATTACTTTGCGTTGGGGTGCACGGTGGATTTTGATGGAGTGCTTTATTTATACGACATTGAAGTGCAAATAAAACCAACGCTAGAAGTGCGGTCAGAAATTTTTTCCATTCAGCGGGGAGAAAAACGAGATGTTCTGTACCACTCTGCCGAGCACGAGGAACGCGATCCCCGTCGACCGTACCTGACAAAATTGACCGATGTAGTCGATGATGACCTGGAACTGGCCTTAGATTTCATTGCTCCCATTTCTGCACTCCGCGATATATTTCACCTAGATCCATATCCTTCGGATATGCGGAATTATGTTGCAGAGACGGATCATAAGTTACGCAGAGGCGCAGACAATATTTCCCCAGTATTATTCGCGCTGCGTGAGCGCGATGAAAAACGTTTTGGCAAAATCCAGGACCAAGTTCAAGCGATCGCTGCTAGCAAGGTTATTGGGTTGGATTTCCTCAAAGCTGAAGGTGGCGAGGTGATGCTTGCACTTTTGGAAAAGGGATGCGGTGATCCTGGGGATATAGAGAAAACTCCTGCCTCACAGATGAGTGATGGAATGCTGCGTTATGCGGCGATAGTCACCTCACTTCTTGCTGATCGCGCTGGTCTTGATGCTGTGACGAACAGCAACAAGCTGGAAACTATAGAAGGTGTTCAGCTGGTGATAGAGGAGCTAGAAAACGGTCTGCACCCCTCGCAGGCTAAGAAGTTGCTTGAATTGGTGCGGACGAGTAACGAAACTAATGCTGTGAGAGTCTTGCTGACAACTCACAGTCCAGCGTTGTTGGATGCTGTAGAAGGAACTTTGAATTCTAGTGTCATTGTCTGTTACTACGATGAAGACGCCGGTTATAGTAAACTCATTCCGCTCATGGAAATGTCTGATTATCCGACTGTCATGGCTCAGGGGTCGCTGGGGTCTGTTGTGACTGAAGGAAAATTTTCTGCTGCACGGTCAGATGATTCAGACTACTCAGAGTTCTATGAATTTCTAGGACTCTGA